A genomic window from Catalinimonas alkaloidigena includes:
- a CDS encoding biotin/lipoyl-containing protein, translating to MLKRLLRLFTGTSGSQQSRPADHPTRPDDVVRAQQALAAPQDVHVVTVPMVGATVTQVSLNKWLVPEGGYVRRDQPLAELATEKASFEVNAAREGFVYYRVSAGETVPMRSPICLISPTRMRR from the coding sequence ATGCTAAAACGACTTTTACGACTGTTCACGGGAACGTCCGGTTCTCAACAATCGAGGCCCGCCGATCACCCAACGCGGCCGGACGACGTAGTACGGGCGCAACAGGCCTTGGCCGCGCCCCAGGACGTGCATGTTGTAACGGTGCCCATGGTAGGCGCGACGGTTACGCAAGTAAGCCTCAACAAGTGGCTGGTTCCGGAAGGGGGCTATGTGCGACGGGATCAGCCTCTCGCAGAACTGGCAACGGAGAAAGCTTCTTTTGAAGTGAATGCGGCGCGGGAAGGCTTCGTGTATTACCGGGTAAGTGCAGGCGAAACCGTACCGATGCGCTCCCCGATCTGCCTGATCAGCCCTACTCGGATGAGGCGCTAG
- the scpA gene encoding methylmalonyl-CoA mutase, translating to MQPDFARIDPTAPLPERAPSAGPPTPKTPAWLTAEGIKVKPRYAADDLKPVQHLDFGAGAPPYVRGPYATMYTQRPWTIRQYAGFSTAEASNAFYRRNLAAGQKGLSVAFDLATHRGYDSDHPRVTGDVGKAGVAIDSILDMEILFDGIPLDQMSVSMTMNGAVLPIMAFYIVAAERQGVSPAQLSGTIQNDILKEFMVRNTYIYPPEASMRIVADIFRYTSQHMPRFNSISISGYHMHEAGAPAHLELAYTLADGLEYVRAGLAAGIPIDDFAPRLSFFWAIGMNHFMEIAKLRAGRMLWAALLQPFGPKNEKSMALRAHCQTSGWSLTEQDPFNNVTRTCVEALAAALGGTQSLHTNALDEALALPTDFSARIARNTQLYLQHETGITHAIDPWGGSYYVERLTHDLANRAWELIKEVEDLGGMTKAIETGLPKMRIEEAAARKQARIDSNKDVIVGVNRYRPEQDEEIELLEVDNRAVRASQLARLEKLKAERNPEAVEKALTALANAAKTGEGNLLALSVEAARHHATLGEISSALETAFGRHRAAIRSISGVYSSELSDDENFQAARQLADRFAEEEGRRPRIMVAKMGQDGHDRGAKVIATGFADLGFDVDVGPLFQTPAEVARQAAENDVHLVGISSLAGGHKTLVPELIEELKKIGRDDIGVIVGGVIPPRDYEPLRQAGVLGIFGPGTILSVAAQQILKTLLEEVE from the coding sequence ATGCAACCTGATTTCGCCCGCATTGACCCGACCGCCCCGCTACCCGAACGTGCGCCTTCTGCCGGTCCGCCCACGCCCAAAACGCCGGCGTGGCTCACGGCCGAGGGGATCAAAGTAAAGCCTCGCTATGCGGCCGACGACCTGAAGCCGGTGCAGCATCTCGATTTCGGTGCGGGCGCGCCGCCGTACGTGCGCGGACCCTACGCCACGATGTACACGCAACGGCCCTGGACGATCCGGCAGTACGCGGGTTTTTCGACGGCCGAAGCGTCCAACGCCTTTTACCGGCGCAACCTGGCGGCAGGGCAGAAGGGGCTGTCCGTGGCATTTGACCTGGCGACCCACCGGGGCTACGATTCGGACCATCCGCGTGTGACGGGCGACGTGGGCAAGGCGGGCGTGGCGATTGATTCCATCCTGGACATGGAAATCCTGTTCGACGGCATTCCGCTCGATCAGATGTCGGTGTCGATGACGATGAACGGGGCGGTGCTGCCCATCATGGCGTTTTATATCGTGGCGGCCGAGCGGCAGGGGGTCTCACCCGCGCAACTGAGCGGCACGATCCAGAACGATATCCTGAAGGAATTCATGGTGCGGAACACGTACATCTACCCGCCGGAAGCGTCGATGCGCATCGTGGCCGATATTTTTCGCTACACCTCGCAGCACATGCCGCGCTTCAACTCCATTTCGATCAGCGGCTACCACATGCACGAAGCCGGGGCACCCGCGCACCTGGAGCTGGCCTACACACTGGCCGACGGACTTGAGTACGTGCGGGCCGGACTGGCGGCAGGCATTCCGATCGACGATTTTGCGCCGCGCCTGTCGTTTTTCTGGGCCATCGGGATGAACCACTTCATGGAAATCGCCAAGCTGCGGGCCGGGCGCATGCTCTGGGCCGCGCTACTCCAGCCGTTCGGACCGAAAAATGAGAAATCGATGGCGCTGCGGGCGCACTGCCAGACGTCGGGCTGGAGCCTGACCGAACAGGACCCGTTCAACAACGTGACGCGCACCTGCGTGGAAGCACTGGCCGCCGCCCTGGGTGGGACGCAATCGCTCCACACGAACGCCCTCGACGAAGCCCTGGCCCTGCCGACCGATTTTTCGGCGCGCATCGCCCGCAACACGCAACTCTATCTACAACACGAAACCGGCATTACGCACGCCATCGATCCGTGGGGCGGTTCCTACTACGTCGAACGGCTGACACACGACCTCGCCAATCGGGCCTGGGAACTAATCAAAGAGGTGGAAGACCTGGGCGGCATGACCAAGGCCATCGAAACGGGCCTGCCCAAAATGCGCATCGAAGAGGCCGCCGCCCGCAAACAGGCGCGCATCGACAGTAACAAGGACGTGATCGTCGGGGTGAACCGCTACCGTCCCGAACAGGATGAAGAAATCGAATTATTGGAGGTCGACAACCGGGCGGTGCGGGCGTCGCAACTGGCGCGCCTGGAAAAACTAAAGGCCGAACGAAACCCCGAAGCGGTCGAAAAAGCGTTGACCGCCCTGGCCAACGCAGCGAAAACGGGCGAAGGCAATTTGCTGGCCCTGTCGGTGGAAGCGGCGCGTCACCACGCCACCCTCGGCGAAATTTCGTCGGCGCTGGAAACGGCCTTCGGGCGGCACCGGGCCGCGATTCGTTCCATCTCGGGCGTCTATTCCAGCGAATTGTCGGACGACGAAAACTTTCAGGCGGCGCGCCAACTGGCCGATCGGTTTGCGGAAGAGGAGGGACGTCGCCCCCGCATCATGGTCGCCAAAATGGGGCAGGACGGACACGACCGGGGCGCGAAGGTGATCGCGACGGGCTTTGCTGACCTGGGCTTCGACGTCGACGTGGGGCCGCTGTTCCAGACGCCGGCCGAAGTGGCCCGCCAAGCCGCGGAGAACGACGTACACCTCGTGGGCATTTCGTCACTGGCCGGAGGGCACAAAACGCTCGTCCCGGAACTGATCGAAGAACTCAAGAAAATCGGGCGGGACGACATCGGCGTGATCGTCGGGGGCGTCATTCCTCCCCGCGACTACGAACCCCTACGGCAGGCCGGCGTGCTGGGCATCTTCGGGCCGGGCACCATTCTGTCGGTCGCTGCCCAGCAAATCCTGAAAACCTTATTGGAGGAGGTCGAATGA
- a CDS encoding PAS domain-containing protein, whose protein sequence is MPKTNSSDRPGTEEWTDGMQMLRALADAHKAPASVQLAMLLQVGTTFFRAESGQLAQVQAEGYHVRCSYPHAPPADTLPLADTPLAGIVRQQTATAFPLTPDAEQAAFAGAPVYVKGKLWGVLSFSTHAPTKVFTSAEVELVQMLAHCAGHLLAEPSSPGPQQLYYQSLVEDSPALLGVHDSEGYLRYINKAVLQQLGYTPTQVIGQPLRSFIASPYAHEVEGYLERLRRHRTDRGVMTLLTQDGDLRHWSYRNQMKDDMVLCFAQDITEVIRTKKALKQSRQTFQEVQSMAKLGSWQFMLESQKFSYTEILCHLFELNSTSAHYRPEDFLARIHPADAAAFQAHVRQALHTHESLTHELRFTLPSGTTKHLEVHVRVVTNAQAHPVALVGTVQDITTESRIRQQLQDSERNLKEAQQVAKIGSWQYVLTAQGQPYWSEETYRIYRRDPQLGPPMLEEYLAMLPPATATQFREAMDRAVAHQEAYTIEHPVIFSDQETLWLKCIGRPITDASGKVVRLIGTVQDITETVEAHRKRQESEQNLKEAQELARIGSWEHDLVSHKVFWSEETYRLYGLEPRASAPSLEEFLQLIPPYTAQQLQALINRAIEHHEPYDFEYQIVLPDHSVRYLRSLARPVVDAQGRVVRLIGAVQDITATVEAHQEAVRGKELAEEAARIKQEFLAFMSHEIRTPMNAILGFARLLLQSELPTEQHQCAQSIYESAETLLVVINDVLDFSKIEAGKLAIEQIHFSPQKLLASLQRLFSVKVDKHYVRLLFQTDAQLPPALIGDPVRLTQILNNLLGNAIKFTEKGFVEVTTSVVSHQQDQYRLRFAIADSGIGISEEKLQTIFNSFEQAEGDTTRRFGGTGLGLTIVKRLLELMEGTIQVESQPGRGSTFSIELPFREGDVARIPSDDLLSGRLLPLEKLHGKTILLAEDNLNNQVLAQKYLLDAGCAVDIAENGRKVLYRVQHKVYDLILMDIQMPELDGLAATRAIRAMEAPVNAIPILAMTAHALREEERQYWEAGMTGYISKPFKPEALYIALLKAFDDEFAPTTPPEIPPPDAWAAAPRLDRIDSAGIDEYTRGSAELKSQMIQIFLRHVPALLAKMETALHTHDWKTFRQNAHTLKGSIGFFGMEHTSALLSELESDKPDPIDPASLEEQFRYLKQNCERAFAFFKGDEDPLRTPS, encoded by the coding sequence ATGCCTAAAACAAACTCCTCTGATCGCCCCGGGACAGAAGAATGGACAGACGGCATGCAGATGCTACGGGCCTTGGCAGACGCACACAAGGCTCCGGCCAGCGTCCAGCTTGCCATGCTTCTGCAAGTGGGTACTACTTTTTTTCGCGCGGAAAGCGGACAACTGGCGCAAGTGCAGGCAGAGGGATACCACGTGCGGTGCAGCTATCCTCACGCGCCCCCTGCAGACACGCTTCCGCTGGCCGACACGCCCCTTGCGGGGATCGTCCGTCAGCAAACGGCCACCGCCTTTCCCCTCACGCCCGATGCCGAGCAGGCAGCGTTTGCAGGTGCCCCCGTATACGTTAAAGGAAAGCTTTGGGGCGTGTTGAGTTTCAGTACTCACGCCCCTACCAAGGTGTTTACGTCCGCCGAGGTCGAGCTGGTCCAGATGCTGGCCCACTGCGCGGGACATTTGCTTGCGGAGCCATCCTCCCCTGGCCCTCAGCAGTTGTATTACCAATCGCTGGTCGAAGACAGCCCTGCGCTGCTGGGCGTACACGATTCTGAGGGGTACCTCCGCTACATCAACAAAGCCGTGCTGCAACAGTTGGGCTATACGCCCACGCAGGTGATCGGCCAGCCGCTGCGTAGCTTTATTGCTTCTCCCTACGCCCACGAGGTGGAAGGTTACCTGGAGCGCCTCCGCAGGCACCGCACCGACCGGGGCGTCATGACGCTCCTGACCCAGGACGGGGACCTGCGGCACTGGTCGTATCGCAACCAGATGAAAGACGACATGGTGCTGTGTTTTGCACAGGACATTACGGAGGTGATTCGTACGAAAAAGGCGCTGAAGCAAAGCCGACAGACGTTTCAGGAAGTGCAGTCGATGGCCAAGCTGGGGAGCTGGCAGTTTATGCTCGAAAGCCAAAAGTTCTCTTATACCGAAATTCTCTGTCACCTTTTTGAACTGAACTCCACCTCCGCACACTACCGCCCCGAAGACTTTCTGGCACGCATCCACCCGGCCGATGCGGCGGCGTTTCAGGCACACGTACGGCAGGCCCTCCACACCCACGAAAGCCTTACCCACGAACTTCGGTTTACGTTGCCGAGCGGCACCACCAAACACCTGGAAGTGCACGTGCGCGTGGTGACCAATGCGCAGGCGCACCCGGTGGCACTGGTGGGAACCGTCCAGGACATCACGACCGAATCGCGGATCAGGCAGCAGTTGCAGGACAGCGAGCGGAACCTGAAAGAGGCCCAACAGGTGGCCAAAATCGGCAGTTGGCAGTACGTGCTGACCGCACAGGGCCAGCCCTACTGGTCGGAAGAGACCTACCGCATTTACCGCCGCGACCCGCAGCTGGGTCCCCCCATGCTGGAAGAATACCTGGCGATGCTTCCCCCCGCCACCGCCACACAATTTCGGGAAGCCATGGACCGGGCGGTGGCCCATCAGGAGGCGTATACCATCGAACACCCGGTTATTTTTTCCGATCAGGAAACGTTGTGGCTCAAGTGCATCGGCCGGCCCATCACCGACGCTTCAGGAAAGGTCGTGCGGCTTATCGGTACGGTGCAAGACATCACCGAGACGGTGGAAGCGCACCGCAAACGCCAGGAAAGCGAACAGAACCTGAAAGAAGCGCAGGAACTGGCCCGGATCGGCAGTTGGGAGCACGATTTGGTGTCGCACAAGGTGTTCTGGTCGGAAGAAACCTACCGGCTCTACGGCCTGGAACCGCGCGCCAGTGCCCCGTCGCTGGAAGAATTTTTGCAGTTGATCCCCCCCTACACGGCCCAGCAGTTGCAGGCGCTGATCAACCGCGCCATCGAGCACCACGAACCGTACGACTTCGAATACCAGATCGTTCTTCCCGACCACTCCGTCCGCTACCTGCGCTCCCTTGCCCGCCCCGTGGTCGACGCCCAGGGCCGGGTGGTGCGCCTGATCGGGGCCGTGCAAGACATCACCGCGACCGTAGAAGCCCACCAGGAAGCAGTGCGCGGCAAGGAACTGGCCGAAGAGGCAGCGCGCATCAAACAGGAGTTTCTGGCGTTTATGAGCCACGAAATCCGCACCCCCATGAACGCCATCCTGGGATTTGCCCGGCTGCTGTTGCAGAGCGAACTTCCGACCGAACAGCACCAGTGTGCCCAGTCGATCTACGAATCGGCCGAGACGCTGCTGGTGGTGATCAACGATGTGCTGGACTTTTCGAAAATCGAAGCCGGGAAACTGGCGATTGAACAAATTCACTTCAGCCCGCAGAAACTGCTGGCCTCGCTGCAGCGGCTGTTCTCGGTCAAGGTCGACAAGCATTACGTGCGGCTGCTGTTCCAGACCGATGCACAACTGCCCCCGGCCCTGATCGGCGACCCCGTGCGGCTCACCCAAATCCTCAACAACCTGTTGGGCAACGCCATCAAATTCACCGAAAAGGGGTTTGTGGAAGTGACGACCTCGGTCGTATCGCACCAGCAGGATCAGTACCGGCTGCGCTTTGCCATTGCCGACAGCGGCATCGGCATTTCGGAAGAAAAGCTCCAGACCATCTTCAACAGTTTCGAACAGGCCGAAGGCGACACCACCCGGCGTTTCGGCGGCACCGGCCTGGGCCTCACCATCGTGAAACGACTGCTCGAACTGATGGAAGGCACCATTCAGGTCGAAAGCCAGCCGGGGCGCGGCTCGACCTTCAGCATCGAACTGCCCTTCCGGGAAGGCGACGTGGCGCGCATTCCGTCCGACGACCTGCTGAGCGGACGCCTGCTGCCCCTCGAAAAGCTCCACGGCAAAACCATTCTGCTGGCGGAAGACAACCTCAACAACCAGGTGCTAGCGCAAAAGTACCTGCTCGACGCGGGCTGTGCGGTCGACATCGCCGAAAACGGCCGCAAAGTTCTCTACCGCGTGCAGCACAAGGTGTACGACCTGATCCTGATGGACATTCAGATGCCCGAACTGGACGGTCTGGCGGCCACGCGTGCCATCCGTGCGATGGAAGCACCGGTCAACGCCATTCCGATTCTGGCCATGACGGCCCACGCGCTGCGCGAAGAAGAAAGGCAATACTGGGAAGCCGGCATGACCGGCTACATCTCCAAACCGTTTAAACCTGAGGCGCTCTACATCGCTCTGCTCAAGGCGTTCGACGACGAGTTTGCCCCGACCACGCCCCCCGAAATCCCGCCGCCGGACGCATGGGCGGCGGCCCCCCGGCTGGACCGGATCGACAGCGCGGGCATCGACGAGTACACGCGGGGCAGCGCGGAACTCAAAAGCCAGATGATCCAGATTTTTCTGCGCCACGTGCCCGCTCTGCTGGCCAAAATGGAAACCGCCCTCCACACGCACGATTGGAAGACGTTCCGCCAGAACGCCCACACGCTGAAAGGCAGCATCGGCTTTTTCGGCATGGAGCACACCTCGGCCCTGCTGTCGGAGCTGGAATCGGACAAACCCGACCCGATCGACCCTGCATCCCTCGAAGAACAGTTTCGCTACCTGAAGCAAAACTGCGAGCGGGCGTTTGCGTTTTTTAAGGGTGACGAAGACCCGCTCCGTACGCCTTCGTAA
- a CDS encoding RES family NAD+ phosphorylase, translated as MRLYRLCNPRYTSLDGQGAYLYGGRWNPPGVRVVYLSESISLAALEIVVHLDLDEQELPPAYQLLILDVPDDSIETVDRSALPADWQAPDRDVPAIQAMGQAWAERGETLLLEVPSVIIPREVNYVLNPMHPRFKDVTVVEEEPFRLEERLWNPNVRK; from the coding sequence GTGCGGCTCTACCGGCTTTGCAACCCCCGCTATACGTCGCTCGACGGGCAAGGGGCCTACCTGTACGGTGGCCGTTGGAATCCGCCGGGTGTGCGCGTGGTCTACCTCTCGGAAAGCATCTCGCTGGCCGCCCTGGAGATCGTTGTGCATCTTGATCTGGACGAGCAGGAACTGCCGCCCGCCTACCAACTCCTCATTCTGGACGTGCCCGACGATTCGATAGAAACCGTTGACCGGAGCGCGTTGCCCGCCGACTGGCAGGCTCCCGACCGGGACGTTCCCGCCATTCAGGCGATGGGCCAAGCCTGGGCCGAACGAGGAGAGACGTTGCTTTTAGAAGTTCCGTCCGTCATCATTCCCCGCGAAGTCAACTACGTCCTGAATCCAATGCATCCGCGCTTCAAGGACGTGACGGTCGTTGAAGAGGAACCGTTCCGGCTGGAAGAGCGCCTCTGGAATCCGAACGTGAGGAAGTAG
- a CDS encoding antitoxin Xre-like helix-turn-helix domain-containing protein, whose amino-acid sequence MSALSILLEMPEQATPHLFIRKGVPASAIQRIMLSAGLSQKEIADLLYVSTRTLSRLDEHEPVNLQLSDRLYQLADIWGFLTEGWGEDYARRWIRKPLRALGGETPLQTMMTSAGIERLRQVAGRLQHGIPV is encoded by the coding sequence ATGTCTGCACTTTCGATTTTACTGGAAATGCCTGAGCAGGCGACGCCCCATCTGTTCATTCGCAAGGGGGTGCCGGCCAGTGCTATTCAACGCATTATGCTTTCTGCCGGGCTGTCGCAAAAGGAAATCGCCGATCTGTTGTACGTTTCTACACGGACGCTCAGCCGTCTGGACGAGCACGAACCGGTGAACCTGCAATTGTCGGATCGCCTCTACCAACTGGCCGACATCTGGGGATTTTTGACCGAAGGCTGGGGCGAGGACTACGCCCGGCGTTGGATCAGGAAACCGCTGCGAGCCCTGGGGGGGGAGACGCCCCTGCAAACCATGATGACCAGCGCGGGCATTGAGCGTCTGCGTCAGGTGGCCGGTCGTCTGCAACACGGCATCCCGGTCTAG
- a CDS encoding family 16 glycoside hydrolase — protein MEISSFLPLPFCDKRTFYGFALCLLLTLAGWPGHAQAPVHIGFDDPRWQVDAQVHRVEPFQGQSSVYLDGQMHLNDLDLGNAVIEVDVAPNPNRSFAGIMFRVQEGGQHEEVYIRLHKSGLPDAVQYNPVFNGFGGWQLYPEHQAADEFPTTRWIHLRLEVHGPHAALFIDGKKEPTLVVESLRTGATSGSVGLWGLLGNRFANFCYTLLPDGNPVATAAASEPVPGLITAWQLSPNFPAATVDPLQYPSLPQTTWETVDAEPSGLLNLAKYRGKTSAPGEEEMVWIRLPIRAARARQVLFTFDFSDETVLYLNGKLLFGGDNHFLAKGLLFRGDVALGSNYLALDLKRGQNELLVGVSEQGNGWGWIGQFVETDGLTWDVK, from the coding sequence ATGGAAATTTCCTCATTTCTTCCGCTACCCTTTTGTGACAAACGGACATTTTACGGGTTCGCTTTGTGTCTACTCCTGACTCTGGCGGGCTGGCCCGGTCATGCGCAGGCGCCGGTTCACATCGGTTTCGACGATCCCCGTTGGCAGGTCGACGCCCAGGTCCATCGCGTCGAACCGTTTCAGGGGCAGTCCAGTGTCTATCTGGACGGACAGATGCATCTGAACGACCTCGATCTGGGGAATGCCGTCATTGAAGTCGACGTCGCCCCGAACCCCAACCGCAGTTTTGCCGGGATTATGTTTCGGGTGCAGGAGGGCGGGCAGCACGAAGAGGTGTACATCCGTCTCCACAAATCGGGTTTGCCCGACGCGGTGCAGTACAACCCCGTATTCAACGGGTTCGGCGGGTGGCAGCTCTACCCTGAACACCAGGCCGCCGACGAGTTTCCGACCACGCGCTGGATTCACCTGCGGCTGGAAGTGCACGGGCCGCACGCCGCACTGTTCATCGACGGCAAAAAAGAGCCTACGCTCGTGGTCGAATCGCTACGTACGGGGGCAACGTCGGGCAGTGTGGGACTTTGGGGTTTGTTGGGGAATCGCTTCGCCAATTTTTGCTACACATTGCTACCGGACGGCAATCCGGTGGCCACCGCCGCCGCATCGGAACCGGTGCCGGGGCTGATCACCGCGTGGCAGTTGTCGCCGAACTTCCCCGCCGCCACGGTCGACCCGCTGCAGTATCCGAGCTTACCTCAAACGACGTGGGAGACGGTAGATGCCGAACCCAGCGGCCTGCTCAACCTTGCCAAATATCGGGGCAAAACGTCTGCGCCCGGCGAGGAGGAGATGGTCTGGATTCGGTTACCGATTCGGGCAGCACGCGCCCGACAAGTGCTGTTTACGTTCGATTTCAGCGACGAAACGGTACTCTACCTGAACGGGAAATTGCTGTTTGGGGGCGACAACCACTTCCTGGCGAAAGGACTGCTGTTCCGGGGCGATGTAGCGCTGGGTAGCAATTACCTGGCCCTTGACCTGAAGCGTGGGCAAAACGAACTGCTGGTGGGGGTCAGTGAACAGGGCAACGGCTGGGGCTGGATCGGCCAGTTCGTGGAAACCGACGGCCTGACCTGGGACGTGAAATGA
- a CDS encoding MEKHLA domain-containing protein — protein sequence MLTPAPPILETDFYLQHGQLLCDSYRRWTGKSLLDTEATSEERIEYLFHAPYALLSHGTEADPIFNFGSLVALQLFELDWAAFTRLPSRKSAEPMNRDERARLLERVTRYGYIDDYEGIRISATGQRFVIQQATVWNLVDAHGVYRGQAALFDHWQPL from the coding sequence ATGCTGACGCCCGCACCCCCGATTCTGGAAACCGATTTTTACCTGCAACACGGACAGTTGCTGTGCGACAGTTACCGACGGTGGACGGGGAAATCGTTGCTGGACACAGAAGCCACGTCGGAAGAGCGAATCGAATACCTGTTTCATGCGCCTTACGCCCTGCTGTCACACGGCACGGAAGCCGACCCCATTTTCAACTTCGGGAGCCTGGTGGCGCTGCAACTGTTCGAGCTGGACTGGGCGGCGTTTACCCGACTGCCGTCGCGGAAATCGGCCGAGCCGATGAACCGGGACGAGCGGGCGCGTCTGCTGGAGCGCGTCACCCGGTACGGCTACATCGACGATTACGAAGGCATCCGGATCTCGGCGACCGGCCAACGGTTCGTGATTCAACAGGCCACCGTCTGGAATCTGGTAGACGCGCACGGGGTGTACCGGGGGCAGGCTGCGCTGTTCGATCACTGGCAACCGCTGTAG
- a CDS encoding cation diffusion facilitator family transporter translates to MASANASKLAIYAAIGANLAIAASKFVAAYFTGSSAMISEGIHSVVDTGNGLLLLLGIRKSQKAADASHPFGYGKELYFWSLIVAILIFAIGGGMSFYEGIAHLRHPSPLTDPTWNYVVLGLAALFESIALGLALKQFNATRGTKGVWEAIRASKDPANFAVIFEDSAALLGLVVAALGVYLGHQLNNPYFDGAASLVIGVILSTTATLLAYESKGLLIGEGADPEVLKQIEALAETDPAIRDAKRPLTMHFGPNEVFLALDVNFKQGLSAAEVEQAVERIERNIRAQHPDVQRIFIEARSVSTERDRKNDDAIDTAL, encoded by the coding sequence TTGGCATCTGCAAACGCCTCTAAACTCGCGATCTACGCCGCCATTGGCGCCAACCTGGCCATTGCCGCCTCCAAATTTGTTGCTGCCTACTTTACCGGCAGTTCGGCCATGATTTCCGAAGGCATTCACTCGGTGGTCGACACCGGCAACGGACTGCTGCTGCTGCTGGGCATCCGGAAAAGCCAGAAGGCCGCGGACGCATCGCACCCCTTCGGCTACGGCAAGGAGTTGTATTTCTGGTCGCTGATCGTGGCCATTCTGATCTTCGCCATCGGCGGAGGCATGTCGTTCTACGAAGGCATTGCCCACCTGCGCCACCCCAGCCCCCTGACCGACCCCACCTGGAACTACGTGGTGCTGGGCCTGGCGGCGCTGTTCGAGAGCATTGCGCTGGGCCTGGCCCTGAAGCAGTTCAACGCGACCCGCGGCACAAAAGGCGTGTGGGAGGCGATTCGCGCCAGTAAAGACCCGGCCAACTTTGCCGTGATTTTCGAGGACTCGGCGGCACTGTTGGGCCTCGTGGTGGCGGCGCTGGGCGTATATCTGGGACATCAGCTCAACAACCCTTACTTCGACGGGGCCGCCTCGCTGGTCATCGGCGTGATTCTTTCGACCACCGCCACGCTGCTGGCGTACGAGAGCAAAGGCCTGTTGATCGGCGAAGGAGCCGACCCGGAGGTGCTGAAGCAGATCGAAGCCCTGGCCGAAACCGACCCGGCCATCCGCGATGCCAAACGCCCCCTGACGATGCACTTCGGCCCGAACGAAGTATTTCTGGCCCTGGACGTGAACTTCAAACAAGGGCTTTCGGCTGCTGAGGTGGAACAGGCCGTGGAGCGGATCGAGCGCAACATCCGCGCACAACACCCTGACGTTCAGCGCATCTTTATCGAGGCCCGGTCGGTTTCGACCGAGCGCGACCGTAAAAATGACGACGCCATTGACACTGCTTTATAA
- a CDS encoding glycoside hydrolase family 43 protein: MRQFLFLCLWLAYTSLLSAQSTPTKHAGNPVFPGWYADPEGIIFDDEYWIYPTYSAPYEQQVFLDAFSSPDLVHWTKHEHILDTASIKWAKRAMWAPAILQKDDRYFLLFGANDIQSDDEVGGIGVAVADNPAGPFKDHLGKPLVDKFHHGAQPIDQFVFHDPNGKYYLIYGGWRHCNIAQLNDDFTGFVPFEDGSTFKEITPEGYVEGPFMFVRDGKYYFMWSEGGWTGPDYSVAYAVADSPFGPFKRIAKVLQQDPKIATGAGHHSVIKIPNEERWYMVYHRRPLTETDGNSRETCIERMYFDKQGFIKPVVLTNKGVKAHPLKKK, from the coding sequence ATGCGCCAATTCCTATTCCTTTGCCTGTGGCTGGCCTACACCAGCTTGCTTTCCGCCCAATCTACCCCGACGAAGCACGCCGGTAATCCTGTCTTTCCCGGGTGGTACGCCGATCCGGAAGGCATCATTTTCGACGATGAATACTGGATTTACCCCACCTATTCGGCTCCGTACGAACAGCAGGTGTTTCTCGATGCGTTCTCTTCTCCCGATCTGGTCCACTGGACCAAACACGAACACATCCTGGATACGGCTTCGATCAAATGGGCAAAACGGGCCATGTGGGCGCCGGCCATCCTCCAGAAAGACGACCGGTATTTTCTGCTGTTCGGGGCGAACGACATTCAGAGTGATGATGAAGTGGGCGGCATCGGCGTGGCGGTGGCCGACAACCCGGCGGGGCCGTTCAAAGACCACCTCGGCAAGCCGCTGGTCGATAAATTTCACCACGGTGCGCAGCCCATCGACCAGTTTGTATTTCACGATCCCAACGGCAAGTATTACCTGATTTATGGCGGCTGGCGGCACTGCAACATCGCCCAACTGAACGACGATTTTACCGGCTTTGTACCGTTCGAGGACGGCTCCACGTTCAAAGAAATTACGCCGGAGGGTTATGTGGAAGGGCCGTTCATGTTCGTCCGCGACGGCAAGTACTACTTCATGTGGTCGGAAGGCGGCTGGACCGGTCCCGACTACAGCGTAGCCTACGCCGTGGCCGATTCGCCGTTCGGGCCGTTCAAGCGTATCGCGAAGGTGCTGCAACAAGACCCGAAGATCGCAACCGGCGCGGGGCACCACTCGGTCATCAAAATCCCGAACGAAGAGCGCTGGTACATGGTCTACCACCGCCGCCCCCTCACCGAAACCGACGGCAACTCACGCGAAACGTGCATCGAGCGGATGTATTTCGACAAGCAAGGGTTCATCAAACCGGTTGTGCTCACCAACAAAGGGGTGAAGGCCCATCCATTAAAGAAAAAGTAA